The genomic window CACCGCGATCGTTCCTGGCCATGGCTGCGGGATGCCGTCCGGCACAGATCTTGACGCCGACGGCCCGGGAGGTCGGGCATTGCTTCTCCGCAGACATCCTGATCAACCTGTTCGCCCTGCTGGCCGAAGGCGACATTCGGCCGAATGACCGGCTGTGCATGCTGGCGACCAGTCGGCGGTCCTGGCACGCAATGGCGGCGGACTACGTGCCGGAGAAGCGGTGACCGGCGTGACGACCGCACTGCACCGGCTTCTGAATGATGCCACCGAGTTTCCGGATGATGCTGCCGAACAAGAGTTCATACCGGCTTTGAACTCGGAGAACGTGGTGCTCGGCGTTCTCCTGGACATATCGCACGAGGTGCTGATGCTCACTTTCCGTGCCGACACCCGGATTCTGCCCCGGTTTGAGGTGGCGCACGTCCTGGCGAGTCTCGACCTCCTTCTGGTGGCGGCGCTGGAGAGAGAGCGGCTGGAACGCACCGACGTCGTCCGTCTCATCGGCAACGGGGACCGTCGATGAGGATCGCGAGCCTCGTCGACCTTGCTCAGCCGTATCGCTGGGTTGTTGCCCAGGCGGTCCGCCGACGTCGAATCCGTTCGGCCGGGACCGAACAATCGCACCGGGAGCCCACTGATGGATGATCGCGTACTGGCCATTGTCGTCAACTGCACCGGGCTTACCGAGATCGGCCTGGACACCGACCTCTGGGCGGCCGGGATGTCGTCACTGCAGAGCGTAAGCGTGATGCTGGCCGTCGAGACCGAGTTCGACGTCGAGCTGCCCGAGAGCCTGCTTGTCCGAACCACCTTCTCGACGGTCGCGCGCCTCTCCGCGGCGGTCTGGGCGCAGCTCTCCGGCGATATCGATGTGGCTTCGTGATCCCAGAACCCGCACCTCCCCGCACCGTCTCGCCTCAGGAGAGAGCCGCCAATGACTACCGTCGAGCCGCCGTCCTGGCAGAGTCTGCGAGCAGCCGAAGCTCGCCTGATCAATACCGGGGTGCCGGGCGTCAGCGTCGGCAACGCCGTGTTCGAGAGCATCGTCACCGGGCTGCGCGAGTCGCTGCTACGTCTGGCCGCCCCCCAACAGGCACAGGCGCTCGGCGTGCCGCCGGTCGTGTCGAGGGGTCTGCTCGAACGGGTGGGATACATCGACGGATTCCCGAATCTGGTCGGTACGGTGTACTCCTTCACCGGCTCCGGCGCGGACTGGAACCGCCTTCAGGAGGCCCGGGCCGCAACCGATGCCGCCTGGTATCAGGAACAGCAGATCAGCGAGGTAGCGCTGCTTCCGGCAACCTGCCACCACATCTATCCGCTCTTCGAGGGCGTGGACCTGCCGGGCCCGGCAGTGCTTACCGCGGAAGCCCACTGCTACCGGCACGAGGGCACGCACGAACTAGGCCGGTTGCGCAGTTTCCGGATGCGGGAGTTCGTTCGAATCGCCGCCCCGGACGACTGCATACGGTGGCGCGACGACTGGATGGAGCAGCAGCGAGCCTGGCTGACGTCGCTCGGCCTGGAAACCTCCGTCGAGCCGGCATCGGACCCGTTCTTCGGCAGCGCCGCACGCCTGATGAAGGCGACTCAACGCGAGCAGGAGCTGAAGTTCGAGCTGAGGGTTCCGGTGGGCGATGGCCTGGTGCAGGCCGTAGCGAGCTGTAACTACCACAAGGAGCACTTCGGCGAGCCGTTCGGCATCCGGGTTGCGGGGGAACCGGCACATTCGGCGTGCGCGGCGTTCGGGCTCGAACGGATCGTGCTCGCGCTGATCGCCGCGCACGGCGACATCCCGGCCGACTGGCCGCAGCACGTGCGATCTGTGCTCTCGCTGGATGATGCCGGCGTCGCGTGACCCGGTCGTCGGACGCCCTGAGCCGTCCCGTGGACACCTCCCAACACCGGCACGGACTGAATACCGTCACCACGCTGGCCGCCGTGACCAGCAACGAAATCGGCCGACAGTGGTCCGGCGAAGAATGCTCCCCCGGAAGTATCTGATTCCCGCTCCCATCATCCGGGTCGCAAGCAAGCACGGTTCGTGGCCGGCAGGAGCGACGAGCGGTCATCCCGTGACCTCCCGCCTGCGTCGAGCATTTTCCGAAACCCAACGGGGCGTGTCGGACGACCCGTACGGATGGCGGCATATCGCGACAACCACCGCACCCTCCGGCAATCGATGACCACGGGGTGAAGTGATCTGCGGAGCCTAAATCGCCAGGCTCTGTATTGGTAGCCAGCCAAGGCTGAATTCACAACGGGAAGGGTGGAAATGCTGTGGGTACCGACGCTCAGTTTTATATCGTCAATTACCACGGGTTGGCGACCAGGGCCCACGGGCTCACTTGGGGTCAGCGTCATATGAGATCGCATTTCGACGATGGTGCGCACCAGACTCCAAGGACCGACCTTTACCGCCGGTGGCCGGTGCCGCCAGGAACTGATCTGCAACGCGCTCTCGCTGCCATCGCGGGACTCGTAGAGCGACACGAGGCTCTACGAACTCGGATTGTCTTCGAATCCGGAGACTGGACGCAACACGTCCAAGGGGAGGGAAGCCTTCCGGTCGCAACGCTGGTCGGACCCTGGACTGAGCAGACTGCCGAACGTGCAGCGTTCCAGGTGGCACACGAAGACCTGAAACAGGCGGCCGGCCCACCCGTCAAGTTCGCCATTCTGATGTCCGGCCGCCACGCCCGTTGGGTCATCTTGGCGGCACCGCACGCGCTTCTGGATGGACACGCCTTCGAGATTCTGGAATACGAGCTCCGCACCCTGATCGAGACGCCGGGAAAAATGGCGGAGCCGAGTGCGCAACCCGCGGACTGGACGGCCAGCGAGGGCGGGGCGGCGGGACGTCGCCAGAGCGAACGGAGCATCGGGCACATCGTAAGGGTTTTACAGCGGTTTCGAACGCCACTGTTCCCGATGCCAGCAGGGCGCGAGCGCGGTGCGATCAATGTCGTCAGGGGCGTGGGGGCCGGCTTCGGCGTCCACATCCGCCATGTCGCCGAGAACTCTGGGGTTTCCACCGCGGCCGTGTCGATCGCCGCCCTGTCTCTCTCGTTTTCCCGGAATTCAGGCTCGACGGCTTTTGCCCTCGGTGTTACCTCCTCGAATCGCTTCATGCCGCGTTCCGAGTCCTACGTGGGAATGATGGCTCAGAATGGTGTTCTCGGTGTGGACGCGTCGAGTGGGAATCTCTCCGAGGTCTCCGCGGAGGTCGCCTCATCTCTGATGAGTTGCTACCGGTATTCCCGGTACGACCAAGATGACCTCGGCGCGGAGCTACGGCAGCAGTCGCTGGACTTTGACTACATCGCCTTCGGCGCAGTCGGTCACTTCGTCAACTTCATACCGGACGGCCCAGGGCGGCATCCGGACTTTGCGGACGACACCCTTGCGGTGAGTCTGTCCGAGGAGTCGCTCGCCGAGTCCCGGATTCCCAGATTCGGTGTGGTAATGAACGCAGGCGAGACGGACGTCCGGATCCGCATATTCGCCGACGAGGGCGCCATCAGCGGACAAACCGCCAAGGCGATAGTGCGCGACTTCTTCGATGCCCTCACTTCCCACACCGGGTAGAGCACAGGGCCTCTGCAAGATAGAGGTTTGACCGTTTCAGGCAATTCCGAGGAGTTGTAGCGGTCGGTGGGGGTTGCGGCTATTTCGGCGTAGTGCTTTGGCGATGTTGGCGATGCCCGCCTGCCGGAGCAGGCTGATCACGAGGTTGCGGATAGCGGCGAGGGCGCGGGGTGCGTTGCCGGTACGGACCTGGCTGGCGTCTTCGCCGAAGGTCACGTCGCGGACGTGGTGCAAGGATTCGATCAGCCAGTGCCCGCGAAGCCATCCGGCCAGGTTGGCGGGCTTGGCCTGAGCGGCGATGAGGTTGGTGATCGCGTAGACGGTACGGATCATCCGACACGTCCGGGCAGACGTGCGGACAAACTCCTGATCAACGATGATGACTCCACGAGCGCGGTCCCTCGGTACTCGATCATTTGGCCTAGACACCTGAATGATCAACCGAAGGCACGCTCTTCTACGCACCACCTGATACCGGCGTGAATAACCCAAACCCGACTAGCCGGCCATATTCCTATCTTGCAGAGGCCCTGGGGTAGAGCGAGCGTGTCGAATTATCGAAAAGTGGGGACTACACATGTTTCCGAACGGCGCGTATAACGTGATCACCTGTGTGACCGGCGAGGCCTCGGTGCAGCGGGCCGAGCAGGAATGCCTGGAAGGGTGGGCGGTGACCTTCAGCGGAACGAGACAGGAGTGCATGGCATTTCTGTACCGGTTGGAAGGCGCGTGGATCTCATGGCCACGATAGGTTGGCCTCGGCTGGCTTCGTGTAGTCCGCTCCGGCCACGCCGAACCCTAAGGCGTCGCAGAGAAACAAGCCGTAGCCTCCGGGATCGTTGCTCGTTGATCTGTTACGGCGGTGACGGATGAGACGCGGTCGATGTTGGCGGCGAAGTTCGAGGTGATCTTCCCGCATCTGGATGAGCGGCAGCGCCGGCTGTTGATGGCGGCCGAGGCCCGGACGCTCGGTCATGGCGGTATCCGGGCGGTTGCCCAGGCTGCAGGCGTTCGCGAGGCGACGGTATCGGCAGGCGTGGACGAACTCGACGCCGGTGCGCCGCCGCTGGGACGGGTCCGCCGGCCCGGCGGCGGCCGCAAACGAGCCGTCGATCTCGATCCGGGACTACGGCCTGCCCTACTGGCGATGGTCGAGCCGGACGAACGCAGCGATCCGATGTCGCCGCTGCGATGGACTACGAAATCGACCCGGAACCTGGCCGCCGCGCTCACCCGGCAAGGCCACCGGGCCAGCGCGGACACCGTCGCCGACCTGTTGCGCGGCGAGGGCTTCAGCCTGCAGGCCAACGTCAAGGCCATCGAGGGCCGACAGCACCCGGACCGCGATGCGCAGTTCAGCTACATCAACGAGCAGGTCACCGCCCACCAGCACACCGGCGACCCGGTGATCAGCGTCGACACCAAAAAGAAGGAACTGGTCGGCCAGTTCACCAACACCGGCCGGCAGTGGCGCCCACCGGCGAGCCGATTACCACCCTGACCCACGACTTCCCCGGCGACAGCGACGGCAAAGCCATCCCTTACGGCGTCTACGACCTGGCCGCCAACACCGGCTGGGTCAACGTCGGCACCGACCACGACACCGCCACGTTCGCCGTCGAATCCATCCGCCGCTGGTGGACCACCACCGGCCGCAACGACTACCCACAGGCCACCCGACTGCTGATCACCGCGGATGCGGGTGGCTCCAACGGCTACCGCACCCGCGCCTGGAAAGCCGACCTCGCCGGCCTTGCCGCCGAGACCGGCGTGCAGATCACGGTGTGTCACTTTCCGCCCGGCACATCGAAGTGGAACAAGATCGAGCACCGGCTGTTCTGCCACATCACCATGAACTGGCGCGGCCGGCCGCTGACCAGCCACGAAGTCATCGTGCAGTCCATCGCCGCGACCACCACCCGCACCGGCCTGCGCGTTCACGCTCAACTCGACACCGGCAGCTACCCCACCGGCCGCACCGTCACCGACACCGCCATGACCGCCCTGCCCCTGGCCCGGCACACCTTCCACGGCGACTGGAACTACACCCTGCACCCGGCAACGATCCCGGCCGCCCCAGCCGACCGGGACCAGCAGCCCACCAGCCCGGAAACCGAGATCACCGCTCTGTCGGACCCGTTGCTGACCGGAATGAGCCCACACCAACTCGACGAACTGACCGATCACCTCGACACGCTCCGCATCCAGAACGACCAGGCAAAACACCAACACCGCCGACAACAGGCACTCGCCGCGGGCAAGAAACCACACCTCCCGCGATCCGGACGCCCGCTTCAACTCGGCTTTCCCGATCGGGTCCTGGCTACCGTCCTGCATCGAAGACTGCAGCTACCTCATGACGTTCTGGCCGTGCTGTTCCACTCCCACCGCAGCACCATCCGCCGAGCCGTCACCGAAGTCCGGCAACTCCTGCACCAACACGGCACCACCATCACCCCGGCCGCGCTACCACCAGCCGCGACAGCACTCCTGCGCACCGCAACCAACCGGCACTATCCAGGCACGGAGATCAAAGCCGCGAGTTGAAAACCCGCACTGCCTTAGCGGTCCGAGCCGTAAATCCTTGGGCGTGTACCACGAGCGGTGTTTTTGGCGTTCTCGTTAGTAGGTCTCGGCTCCTGGCCATCGGTCACTGAAGGTGATGGCGAAGGCATCGATGGCAGGTTTCCACCGCATCGTCCATCGTGTACGGCCGGCTCCGGTCGGGTCCAGGCTGCGTGTGACCAGGTACAAACACTTCAACGCAGCCTGCTCGGTCGGGAAATGCCCGCGGGCGCGGACCGCCCGCCGATATCGGGCGTTCAACGACTCGATGGCATTCGTCGAACAGATCACTTTCCTGATCTCGACATCGTAATCCAGGAACGGGATAAACTCGTTCCAGGCGTTGCGCCACAGCCGGATCATGGCCCGATATTTCTTCCCCCATTTCTCGTCGAGATCGTCCAGTGCCGCGAGTGCGGCTTCGGCGTTCGGGGCGGTGCAAATCGGCTTGATGTCACGTTTTATCGTGTCGGCGTCGGCGCGGGACGTCAGCCGGAAGGTATTACGGATCAGGTGAATGATGCAGGTCTGGACCACGGCCAGGGGCCACACGTTCGTCACGACTTCGGGTAGGCCTTTCAACCCGTCACAGACCACAAAGAACGCGTCCCGCACGCCACGGTTCTTCAGATCGACCAACACGCTCATCCAGAACTTCGCCCCCTCTCCGCCGACGCCGGCCCACAGGCCCAGTACGTCCTTGCAGCCGTCCAGGGTGACGCCGATGGCCGCGTAGATCGGCCGGTTCGCGACCTGGCCATCCCGAACCTTGACCACGACGGCGTCGATGAAAACGGCGGCGTAGACCGCGTCCAACGGCCGGGCCGACCACTGCGCCTGCTCATCGAGGACCTTGTCGGTGATACGCGATACCGTCTCCTTGGAAACGGATGCACCATAGATCTCCGCGAAATGCGCCGAGATCTCGCCAGTAGTCAAACCCTTCGCATAAAGCGACAATATCACCTGGTCCACTTCAGAAAGACGACGTTGGCGCTTTTGGACGATCTTCGGTTCGAATGTCCCCTCCCGATCCCGGGGAACATCAATGACTACTTCACCGACGGCATCAGAGACGACAACCTTCGAGCGACTGCCGTTCCGCACGTTCACCGACGGCCGGCCCACCTCGGCACGATTCTTCTCGTGACCGAGATGTTCGGTCATCTCCTCATTCAATGCCGTCTCCAAGACATTCTTGGTGAACAGCTTCAATAACCCGTTCGGGCCGGTCAGCTCCAGCCCGCGAGCCTTCGCGTCAGCCATCATCGCCGCGACGGCGACCTGCTCCGGAGACAGCGTCCGGTCCGTTCCGGTGACCTTCTTCGGCGCGCTCGTGATCCCTGATGCCATTACTCACAGTGCCCATCCCGCCGACCCTCAAGTCCGGCGAATCAGGCCAAAAACACCTTTTGGGTTACAGTCCCGATAATGCCATCCGCGCTGTTCAAGCGGCATGTTCGTATTCGTGGATGAGTCCACCGAGTCGGTCGTGTCGATGGATACGGAGCAGTGCGAGGGCCTCCGGGTCGGTGGTCGGTTCGGGCAGCGGTGCGCGTGGTCGTGCGTTCGCGATGCCTCGGTGGGGGCGGTGCTCGTTGTGGTGGCGTTCGTACTCGCGCAGGGCGTACAGCAGATGTGCCTGGTTGAAGATCAGGGTCCGGTCGAGTAGTTCATGGCGGCAGGACTGGATCCACCGCTCCATGATCGATTTCATCCGCGGCATCCGGACGCCGCTGAGCACCTCTCCGATGCCGGCATCGGAGAGGATCGTGTCGAACAGGGCCGGGTATTTGCCGTCTCGATCGCGGATCAGGTACTTCACCTGGTAGCCGGTGTCCTCGAGGTCCATGACCAGGTTCCGGGCGGCCTGCGCGACCCAGGCGGCGGTCGGATGGGGCGTGATACCGAGAACCCGGACCCGGCGGTTGGCGTGCTCGATCACGGCCAGCACATACAGACGGGCGCCGGTCAGCGTCATGGTCTCGAAGAAGTCTGCGGCGATGAGCGCTTGAGCTTGGGAGCGCAGGAACGTCGCCCCCGTACTGCTCGTACGATCCGGTGCCGGGTCGACGCCAGCGTCTTTGAGTATCTCCCAGACGGTGGACGCGGCGACCTTCAGGCCCAGGGTGAGTAGTTCGCCGTGGATACGACGGTAGCCCCAGCCGGTGTTCTCCGACGCCAGGCGCAGTACGAGGGTGCGGATCGATCGGAGGGTTCGTGGCCGTCCGGTCCGGCGGGGCCGGGAACTCACGGCGTGTCGGCGGGCGATCAGATCACGGTGCCAGCGCAGCACGGTGTCCGGGCACACCAGCAGCCGCAGCTGGTTCAGCACGGTTCGCGGTAGCGGGTGCAGCAGAGCGGCTAGCCACGCCCGGTCGGCTGGGTTGAACCGGACCCGGTCGCCACCGAGTTGCCGTTCGAGCACCATGATCTGGTGACGCAACACCAGGATTTCGGCGTCCTTGTCGCGGTCACTCATCGGCAACAGCCGCAGCAGGGCCAGAGCGTTGGTCACACCGAGGTACGCCAGTCGCAGCAGCACAACCGATCATTCTTGCCGAGCACTCTGCAGAGAACGTCGCCGAGGTCCGCTCGCTGAAACCAGCCCGGGGTCCCGTTGGGGAGCATCGGCGATCAGAATGGCTGTGACCAGGACGGATGAGATTTTCGGCACCCGCAGGACCCTGTTGCCTAATTCGTTGCCTGCTCAGGGACACTTTGAGGTGGTAGGGCTACGGCGACGGCTGGTGGTCCTGGGGTCAGGGCCCGCGGCGCGCGTCACGCGGCTGACCAGACGGAGCGTTCAGCCGTGACGCCGCGCTTCGTGATCATGGCCGTGGCCAGGCTCGACACCACTGAACTGAATTAGGCAACAAGGTCCCGCAGGGTGAACCGGGCCGCATCGGCCAACAGCGGTGTGAACCGCTGCACCCACCGGTACACGGTGACGTGATCCACCTCGATACCGCGCTCGGCGAGTAGCTCCTCGACGTCGCGGTAGGACAGGTTGAAGCGCAGGTACCAGCGCACCGCCACCACGATCACCTCCGGCGGAAACCGGAACCCCGCAAACGCCGACGGCCGAGAAGACCACGAACGCGACCGAGTTGAAGACCTCACCGATCAACGGTGCCCGACCACCCAGCCGAGCCGGTACAGCAGCGCCCGATCCCTCAACGCAACGGCTCCGCTACGGACGGCAGGGACCCCTTTCGCCGTCACCGTGCCACCCAGCCTGGCGCCCCCCACAGCGGTGCGGGAAGCGGCTCAGCGTGGACGATGTGCAGACTGGTGACGGCGCGGGTGAGAGCGACGTACAGGCGTTGCAGGCCGCGCGGCCCGGCATCGACGATGCGGGCCGGTTCGATGACCACGATGGCGTCGAACTCCAGGCCCTTGGCGAGGCTGGCCGGGACGCACACCAGTCGGGAGGTCTCCAACGCGTCGGCGGTGGTGCCGAGCAGCGCGGCCTCGAGTCCTTCGGCCAGTAGCCGCTGGTAGATGCCGCC from Actinoplanes derwentensis includes these protein-coding regions:
- a CDS encoding condensation domain-containing protein; the protein is MRSHFDDGAHQTPRTDLYRRWPVPPGTDLQRALAAIAGLVERHEALRTRIVFESGDWTQHVQGEGSLPVATLVGPWTEQTAERAAFQVAHEDLKQAAGPPVKFAILMSGRHARWVILAAPHALLDGHAFEILEYELRTLIETPGKMAEPSAQPADWTASEGGAAGRRQSERSIGHIVRVLQRFRTPLFPMPAGRERGAINVVRGVGAGFGVHIRHVAENSGVSTAAVSIAALSLSFSRNSGSTAFALGVTSSNRFMPRSESYVGMMAQNGVLGVDASSGNLSEVSAEVASSLMSCYRYSRYDQDDLGAELRQQSLDFDYIAFGAVGHFVNFIPDGPGRHPDFADDTLAVSLSEESLAESRIPRFGVVMNAGETDVRIRIFADEGAISGQTAKAIVRDFFDALTSHTG
- a CDS encoding phosphopantetheine-binding protein, with product MDDRVLAIVVNCTGLTEIGLDTDLWAAGMSSLQSVSVMLAVETEFDVELPESLLVRTTFSTVARLSAAVWAQLSGDIDVAS
- a CDS encoding integrase core domain-containing protein, translating into MLLRLAYLGVTNALALLRLLPMSDRDKDAEILVLRHQIMVLERQLGGDRVRFNPADRAWLAALLHPLPRTVLNQLRLLVCPDTVLRWHRDLIARRHAVSSRPRRTGRPRTLRSIRTLVLRLASENTGWGYRRIHGELLTLGLKVAASTVWEILKDAGVDPAPDRTSSTGATFLRSQAQALIAADFFETMTLTGARLYVLAVIEHANRRVRVLGITPHPTAAWVAQAARNLVMDLEDTGYQVKYLIRDRDGKYPALFDTILSDAGIGEVLSGVRMPRMKSIMERWIQSCRHELLDRTLIFNQAHLLYALREYERHHNEHRPHRGIANARPRAPLPEPTTDPEALALLRIHRHDRLGGLIHEYEHAA
- a CDS encoding IS256 family transposase — encoded protein: MMADAKARGLELTGPNGLLKLFTKNVLETALNEEMTEHLGHEKNRAEVGRPSVNVRNGSRSKVVVSDAVGEVVIDVPRDREGTFEPKIVQKRQRRLSEVDQVILSLYAKGLTTGEISAHFAEIYGASVSKETVSRITDKVLDEQAQWSARPLDAVYAAVFIDAVVVKVRDGQVANRPIYAAIGVTLDGCKDVLGLWAGVGGEGAKFWMSVLVDLKNRGVRDAFFVVCDGLKGLPEVVTNVWPLAVVQTCIIHLIRNTFRLTSRADADTIKRDIKPICTAPNAEAALAALDDLDEKWGKKYRAMIRLWRNAWNEFIPFLDYDVEIRKVICSTNAIESLNARYRRAVRARGHFPTEQAALKCLYLVTRSLDPTGAGRTRWTMRWKPAIDAFAITFSDRWPGAETY
- a CDS encoding aminoacyl--tRNA ligase-related protein, translating into MTTVEPPSWQSLRAAEARLINTGVPGVSVGNAVFESIVTGLRESLLRLAAPQQAQALGVPPVVSRGLLERVGYIDGFPNLVGTVYSFTGSGADWNRLQEARAATDAAWYQEQQISEVALLPATCHHIYPLFEGVDLPGPAVLTAEAHCYRHEGTHELGRLRSFRMREFVRIAAPDDCIRWRDDWMEQQRAWLTSLGLETSVEPASDPFFGSAARLMKATQREQELKFELRVPVGDGLVQAVASCNYHKEHFGEPFGIRVAGEPAHSACAAFGLERIVLALIAAHGDIPADWPQHVRSVLSLDDAGVA